A region of the Ctenopharyngodon idella isolate HZGC_01 chromosome 2, HZGC01, whole genome shotgun sequence genome:
GCGCAGCGCCgcatcaagtcgaacacacAGAAGTGTGTGCCTGACAAGCACATGCACACAATCACTGGggggccgtttacatgacaccatttttaactaaaacctaaaactttttatgtattttggccattcatttacactacaatggagttttgggggcctgaaaacgggtttcaaagtgcacgtttttgaaaacgatactgttATCATCTCTGTATGAACAATAAAAACGCAGATCTATGAAAACGGTAAAGGCAttttatgtgttcagtctataagAATGTGTGTTTGGcgcgagtgctctgtaaaagaatgcgtatGTGCGGAAgcgcgtagtctttctttacaaagtgacatcgccaactactgacCTGGCATGCATTATAGTTTTTAGCCGTTTTCGCGCATCCGTGTGAGCGGGGATCTTTTTGATAACATTGTCATCAGtacaaagaaataaaattcctgtttttagtacattgttgtgtaaacgtagtCTGAATACATCaataaagttacattttcaGTAACAATTCTTTCTTTAGTAGCCTACCACTGGGtgtcatatttgtatttttggatactttaaatgatttttgaatGTAACATAACAgtgattttttaatttacttaatttgCTGAACCTGTTacctaatattaaaataaaacatgcaacaTGCCCTGACCTTGAATTTATGAACAGTGATATAAATAATAACAGATCAACTGCTTGTTGACTCGTGTCTGAATGTACTCAttgattttattgtgtttattttgaggggaaaaaaatcctATAATTTTAAACAATGGTGGTATTTGAAACCAacatacaaaaaagaaaacaatcatTTGTGTAATTCGACTTTTGTCTCAAAACCATAGTTAGCAGTTAGTGAGATATAGCCCCAGGCTCCCCTATATCTTTAGTAGAATCATTTTTGtctaaataattcaaatatattgtttctaaaaatcttcagaAGTAGGCCTATATGATTATAttcaggggtgcacataacttttttggtctggttctcaagggagcacctgaagatgttgcttggtactcacactttAGGCGGCACACTTGTCCTAAAAGCTGTTGTCATCACTTTCCTCCTGACTActctcctcactatcttcttttctctcgaacatggtagatgatgatgatgttgttttattttattttattaacattaatgacacagacaacagcaataatattaggctactgtcactttaaggcgGAATGCACGGACCAAATATACTcacatccggtttctttctcaGCTGTTCACTAATGACATAACCGAGAGAATACTTGCAGAGAccggtattttgacataattataataacggtattttttgtgtatttgtccCTTCAAGTGCAAGTAAATGCAAAAGACTAAACAATTCGGTGTTCGAGCACTGTGTGAAACacgcgtctctctctctctctctctctctctctctctctctctctctctctctctctctctctctgcgtgcTTCGGGTGTGTGAGGCTGTGTGCACAGATAACAGCTCTCGAGTCCCGACTTTTGCCTCTGCTTCCGCGtttaaaatcgtttgaatgtgttaattggcAAGACAAACattcactctatgatggttaaacttagcagttaatccgcgaatcacatgcgtgccgaaccaTTGGACCTTATcccctaataattaaagaacacacttatcatcatgattgctatcttaccagagatggagaaaaatcctactccagtaagtaaacgtgtcccGCCACCCTGTCCCCTAAAATGCTGGTACTCAAAAGCGCTTCCCTCCACGGTTTCTGGTgcacattgtttatttttaccacGCATGCACACCACTGATTATATTACAAGTTTGAATTTCCCTAGTCCGTATACTCACTCAAAACTGATACTATGCTCTTGTACTTGTTAAAAGGCTCAACTGACGCAATGATACTCATACCATAGTTATATGTTGTCACCATAACAATAGGTAACACAAGAATGTACGTGATCAAACATAattcaaagaaataaaaaagacaatcaaAAAACATACACTCTAAGCCATTATTCTACATTAGGACAATGAAGAAAGCAATGTTTCAAATTTTGAGGTCAGGGTGTAATTCAGCAAAGCACAAGGAACAGCTCTCACAAAGCTAGCACCCATTCCATTATAAAAACCTCTGACTCCATATTTCTCATAGATTCCGACGAGTCCTTGAAGAGCATCTGCAGACTTCTGTGAGGTCGAGCAGAAAGCTGAGATAGTGAGAGGAAAAACAACAGTGatcaaattacaaatatttttagtaaatgCTAAAGAAATTCACAAGACAAACACTGATATATTCACACAGTCTGGGATGAACATATCCTACacatgttctaagaatgttttgctaacgttccctttaagttatgaaaacattatttctgaatgttatctgaacattcaaaacatccaatgtgtttacatgctttaaaaacattttttcttggttatgaacattaagggaacattccttTTTAtaattcttcaaacattatgggaatgttacttttgaatgcattctgaaatgactttgtctaacattttaaaaatgttagacgAACGTCCAACTGAATTTCAGAAAAAAGTTCCATGAGAAATGTATATAACGTTTGTTTTGAGAACCTTAGAACAGTAAAGaacagataactttgaacgaacatttaattaacgttactggaagaacgtttgttcgtAACTTTGAAAGagaccttgccagaacgttctgagaacagcTGGGATTCTGTTTCTGTGTGAATGCAGACAGAGGATGAGCATGATAAAAATTTACCAAATTTTACAGCACAGATATCAATTATTAAAAGTCTTAGAAGACACCTTAGTTGATAAAGGAAAACATTCAGGTTAACATTCACCTTGAGCTTGCTGTTGTGTTCTAATGACAGCAAGTGGGTAACTGGTGGCCTGTCCTGATGCAAATGCTGCAAAACTGAAGAGGAAGAGCTTGGAGTCACTGATGTGCTCTGGATCCTGTCTTACCCAGCTTATAATTGACTGCCAGAGGAGAAAGACTTCATGTTAATGACTGATGCCTTTTAACTTGGTgagaagaaaataaaacttGCAGCTTGCCCAGCCACACTGCCTGAAAGTAAAAGCAGTTTTGTAGTTTGTCTCTTTTTGATTGAATACTCAGATACCTCCTCCAGTGCCCCAAATACCTGATGCACTGCACATTCCACTCCAGCATAAGGTATCATGCAGAGTATGCTGGGTTTGAACCCTCTGTAGAAAGCTGCCACAGACTCATTCTGGTAAATCAACTTGGCACATCCCAGTACTCCATTGTAGGTGCCAGCAGGCTGGAGATTTAGTCTAACTTTCAGCACCTGCCGTTGGAAGAATAAAAAACGTGTCAATCAACTTACAATACATGTATAAGTCAATAAAGATAATTGGTGTTGCTCTAATAAATTGTAATTGTGAATTTGAACTACAACTTAGTATGTGTTGTTGATGAAAAATGACTAATATGGAAGGTGTATGAATTCTCATAATTGCAacattatttcttgtaattcACAGTTGCGACTTCATATTATACTATTTCGACTATTTCTCATagttacacatttttttcataattgtgactatatATATCACATTGTCACTATACCTCGCACTCAGGGCttaacattaacttttttgctcaccagccactgtggctagtggttttccaaagttactagccactcagtattttcactggccacaactttgacatcaataccatggggaaaaactgccatatagatatttttaattttatctcataatttggcggcaggtatattaggctgctgtcactttaagacctgatgcacggatccattatactgttacacatgtgttttctttctcaactgtttacattcacttaaaaaataactgaccgtgtttacatgaatactcgccaagaccggcattttgacattattttgtgtatttcattgtttaaaagcaataagcagcaaaaaagaactcaatttagtactgaggcAGCTTTATGTGCGCACACTTTGGGTGTAAGCACAAaatgcgggaatgagtaaatcCCATGCCCAAATTCAAGCCCAGTAacacaaactatttttttatccagagcaaatgaaacgagtgagtgagaggAGGCAGGTCtctgtgtcaactcgctgttggaaaatgagtattaaaagcatttcagatatttcagaaaagtcaatatttttgacaatattacattgcacttagttcattatttcagatgcccttttaaaagactacaattgaaaaatgtatattatatacaatatgtATACCATATAAAATTCAATCCACCAAATTGGCTAGTAGGAGTGTGACTGCGTTACACACCACTGCTAAAATCcccccgcatttggcgggttggcaggtgttaatgtcaagccctggtcaCACACTTGtattaattgtgagtttaaatgtCATATTGTAACTTTATATTTTGCAGCTGTGACTATATTTCTTGCAACtgcaactttatttattataattatcacTTTATACCTCACaagacatttcttattttaatctttttgtcacaataagtgttattttagtatcactgagatactactaggtttatttattttgaattaaattgaattttaattttagttaatattttggtatgttttttgccatttctattagtttttttttttagttttttttttaaatgtctatatgctttttaattatttttttagcttTGATTTTAGTTATCTTAGTAcatcaatttaaattaaatgaaaacgagaaatgttgcctgaaataaaattaaaaatcttttttttttttttttttttagtacacattttatttgaagtaacaattttttatgctttttgtttttattttagttagctATATTAACCAAGGCCAAAATTACTGacaattattatcattttatttttttaatctgaggCAGAAATTTAGccatttatttgtgcatttagTCATTATGTGAGGCAACAGGCTTGTGTGACAAAATTACATTTGCCATAATTCTTTTTGGGAGCATGAATGTAATACAATACACATAAAAATTCAGTTATACACCTAATTTGCATCCTTAGCTCTTCATGTTGTTATATTAACACTAAAAAGCTTCCTGTCTTTGCCGGAAAGTGAAGAAGAAAGAGATATGAAATTACCCAATGTGTACAGCATTCTGAAAAACTCATATTTGAGAGACAACACCTAACAGTAAGGAACTCCAACCTGTTGTGTCACTGTGATACCTCTAAGGGGTAGAACACAGCATGTGCCACAGCCCCTGACACACAGCCCAGTCCAAACCTCTGATGGACTGTCAGACTGTCCCTCTCGCCAAGCGTGGACAACCTCATCTGTCAGGAGAGTGACATAAAGAATGTTTGAACATCTGTGCACATGTGAGTGAATGTTTGTGCAAGTTTGTGTGCTCACCTGGGCATAGATGAAGCACTGAAGCGTTGATTGTGGTGTTCCTTTAAGAACATTCACAGCATTTCCTTGCCACAAGGATCTAAAACCTCCAGTCTGCAGCTCCCGGAGTCCCAGAGACACAGCTTTGGATCCAAAAACCTATCCAGTATACTGCAGTGTGTTAGGCTACTGttgttttacaaataaaatatattttatatactccCAATTTAACTGAAATACTAATATTCAGTATAATATACTGCATTAtcgatttgactgcactgacactttTGGATAAAAACTAAatcttgaactgaattgaggcTGGATGATTATACTaatgtcttctgtagagctgcttaaaaaatgaaacatagaCACTTTGTAATATTCAGTTTTGGTTTCTGTTTCGTTTTCCTGGACTTTTAGGGGGAGTTTACACGATAcagtttttaactaaaaacatgACAAACGCAAACTTTTtcaaacgggtttcaaagtttttgaaaattatataccgttatcatctccgtgcaaactacaaaaacgcgaatttgtgaaaatggtgacgtcaatgttcagtctataggcgcgtagtgtttctttacaaagtgacattgccagcTACTGGCCTGGCATTAATAATACATGATAAATAGGCATGATAAatagtttttagttgttttagctgatccgtgtgaatggggatcgctTTGACAAAGTTGTCGTCTGTATGCaaatcttttaaaaaacgcaaaggagaaacttttcagtttttagtacattgttgttgttatgTAAATGTACCCATAGTTTGTAGATCAGTAGCTACGTCTCATTTCAAAAGCTACAttctccggaggtcgcatttaaaggatgcatacatcatcgaggcggTCTCATTTAAGTAACCATTAGGTTGCAAAgtaagaaataaattacagtattttacacctcacgaggaataacagtcaattttattacatatACTTTTCTTAattaagacatccttgatgacgtatgcagctttcaaatgtgacctccgaaggacgcagcctccgaaatgagatgcAGCTAGTGTTTCCTGTGcttgctttttttgttgttgttgttgtcatggTAACTCATTGTTTGATTGATTTGAGCCACCTGCTACTTGTTTAGCTGTTTAGTTATTCTATGTACAGTgttcagcgtaaatgagtacaccccctttgaaaagtaacattttaaacaatatctcagtgaacacaaaaacaatttccaaaatgttgacaagactaagttttatataacatctgtttaacttataacatgaaagtaaggttaataatataacttagagaacaaacttttcagttttcctcaaattagggtgatgcaaaaatgagtacaccccactgaaagtctctggagcaaagctaaattttagactacaaatgtctaatttaacaagaattcaaccacaggtgagtctaattattcattacacaggtgtccagcagacagttgactataaaagggtgttaaaaccccttcctatttcatgctgtcagcaatggcaccacatggaagagaaatgtcacaagacctgagaaagaaaaaaattcggcatgcaagttcactgcagttatctaaagaagtagaaagccaaactggggtgactatttcccatgacacaatacggcgtacactgcagaggaatggtaTGCATGGGTGCcatccacgaaagaagcctctcctaaagcccaggcacaaaaaagcccacctagagtttgccagggcccatgctgacaaagatgaagactactaggactctatactctggagtgatgagaccaagataaatgtttttggaactgatggcttcaaaactgtaagGTGtcacaaaggtgaggaatacaaagaaaaatgcatggtgcctacagtgaaacatggtgttGTCAGTGTCCATATGTGGGGCTGCaagagtgctgctggtgtcggggagctgcatttcattgatggcatcatgaattcacagatgtactgctctatactgaaagagaagatgctaccatcactccgtgcccttggtcgttgtgcacttttccaacatgacaatgatcctaaacacacatctaaggccactgttggatttctgaagaagaacagggtgaaagtgattcagtggctcctgatctgaatccagtcgaacacctatggggaattctgaagagacgagttgagcatcactctccatccagcatccagtctataaaagaggtcattcttgaagaatggaaaaagatagatgttgcaaaatgtcgccaacttgttcattccatgccattccaagacttggtgctgtcattaaaaatcatggaggccatacaaagtactggatgtagtagtttttgttgtggggtgtactcatttttgcatcaccctaatttgagtaaaactgaaaaatgtgtaatctaagttatattattaaccttactttcatgctATAAGTTAAACActgatgttatattaaacttagtcttgtcaacattttggaaattgtttttgtgtttattgagatattgtttaaaatgttacttttcaaagggggtgtactcatttacgctgaacactgtatatatttattccTCAGTTTGAATAGTTCATTTTTAGTTGGTTGTGTTTCTCCTTTGCTCTAGTACTCTCCTTTGTTCTAGTATtctttagtaaatcgagggaacgaataagTAAATAGTGCACacaatttataaattgagggaacgacttagtaaagtgtgtgcacgatttagcctatttttcctgcatgtcatgtgcgagGCTCCGtacatatttgatgaagtttgcatcattaattattactgtgaagctgctttgaaactgaTCTGTATTGTACaaggcactatataaataaaggtgacttggcATGACAAATTCTTTCTAAACTAAAGTATTGCTCTGACTGTACTTTTCTTGAAACATTTGGTTTGAAAGATCAAGTGAAAATCAAAATGAGTGTTTCTATAATAATGTATGCCTAAAAGTTGACGGTTCACTTGTAGATTTTTCTAAGGcaacattgtttttttcatgcactggtcaATGAGATTTAGCTTTTCATAATGTGTtgaaaactttacagttttattcttATCTATATTGAAGGCTTTTACAGAGGTTTGTTcatatttcaatcatgacaactctgagaaTAGAGTTAAACAGCAATTTATTGATAAAAATGGAATATACACAGATGAGCTAAAACATTATCACTACCTGCCTGCTGTTGGTCCTCTGCGTACTGCCAAAACACTGCCAACCCACCATggcatggactctacaagacccctgaaggtgtcctATGGTATCTGGCACAAGACGTTGGCAGCAGTTCCTTCCTGtaggttgtgaggtggagccacCATGGATCAAACTTGCTTgtccagcacatcccactgATGCTCAATTGGACTGAGATCTGGGCAATTTGGGGGCCAGGGGAAGgccttgaactcttcatcatgttcctcaaaccattccttaacaatgtgtgcagtgtgtcagggtgcattatcctgctgaaagaggccactttCACTagggaacaccattgtcatgaaggggTGTCTGCAATGTTTAGATAGGTGGCACATGTCAAATTTACATCCACATGAATGACTAGAGCCatgggtttcccagcagaacattgcccagagcatcacaTTCCCTCCACTGGCTTGTCATCATCacacagtgcatcctggtgccatttCTTCCCCAGGTAAACGGCACACATGTACACGGCcgtccatgtgatgtaaaagaacaCGGGACTCATTGGACTCATAGACACTCAGATTGGTCTGCGGCTACGCAGCCTCTATACGCAGCACAGTGCGATGCACTGTGTTGTTACACATTTCTCTcataaccatcattaaaattttgtgtgacttgtgcTACAGTAGACCTTTTGTTGGCTCGGACCAGACGGGATCGCCTTTGTTGCCctcatgcatcaatgagccttgggcGCCCAACACCCTGTCActggtttgtggtttgtccctcttcagaccactgttggtaaatttttcagatctttttttcctttt
Encoded here:
- the slc25a24l gene encoding solute carrier family 25 member 24, like, with product MDHFRGLFDRLDKNKDGFISREELQSEMRRIGVEPVCEKVQAILSHYDQNEDGRLSYQEFLIYIMDREKKWKIDFHALDRNKCGAIDLDDIMTLFKELGLVISKPNAKRIIQMMDEDNSMTVDWEEFLQHVIINPAENIGELVSSWKHNLVFDVGESRSLPIELTQDETDLSVWGNFILAAGLADAISRTVTAPIDMLKTRLQVFGSKAVSLGLRELQTGGFRSLWQGNAVNVLKGTPQSTLQCFIYAQMRLSTLGERDSLTVHQRFGLGCVSGAVAHAVFYPLEVLKVRLNLQPAGTYNGVLGCAKLIYQNESVAAFYRGFKPSILCMIPYAGVECAVHQSIISWVRQDPEHISDSKLFLFSFAAFASGQATSYPLAVIRTQQQAQAFCSTSQKSADALQGLVGIYEKYGVRGFYNGMGASFVRAVPCALLNYTLTSKFETLLSSLS